Proteins co-encoded in one Salvelinus sp. IW2-2015 linkage group LG17, ASM291031v2, whole genome shotgun sequence genomic window:
- the LOC111976270 gene encoding proline-rich protein 12 isoform X2, which produces MDRNYPGTGFGDLGAGAGWSYERSAKASLVYGSSRSSHPESELLHRQTYGTPHPLQGYSTNHHPGSSGQGGAWGAGRSLGLSGLFETGLHHASPSGPDASVMNLISALESQRGPQAPPSASSLLSQFRTPSWQTAIHTPAPAELFISGPLPGSGSFTSSSALSAYQHPASFSSRSFPALQDTPTFNSTSNGLLSPHDPLLHIKGPSQSSLGFDRLLPSQGATTAYRGGQDPTGASSAQASSTRHLQSHQFNLLSSQLQDQSSQLYNASVFSSAQAQAQSNSIQERAVPRQDSVIKHYQRPTPSQSQLSSSAAHSLQHYLSCGGAGYQQIAHHRQAGLSCSPLGDQSPSDHKASSRTEQVYRPIIQPPYSISTSSSAAGKGAKSNSSNGYSSTSSASSSRTPHTPPSASSSSSTTSSSSSASGAHPSNSLPPSSSSSAPSRQQPPPQSAPAPQQQPPPTSSTSVQQPLPKHSLSGYGSPVPPVKPPAAALTGQTPPQQQNQSYSPSQPPPSHLPQSYGGFSSPQAQDLSSAGGRKGYGSLGGRSQSYSADVVYGADSAYGSVPSSLGGAGCPSLGYGPGHSPALLQSSGSSVGGTSGGGGSTTAGSGNSGSGGAGSSMANERGGGARVGSYHIPESSPSPSANSGIIRPGLHSPTPACPTQSPGGTGSNKYISSVLSPTFISSPQGYPDTRGPTSQSYHPTANKTKSDSSRMLGVGPQRSQEDVDDDDDFLIQHLLQAQASPTPQASHHHSQQQQPQQTAQQQAPLQPVPSTTDGGKGLSSYELGKSSEERYHLQSVIRTHSATSGAGSGGAVTGLDSQLEMSLKKHQQQQRNDSEGGGRSGGGGAEQSHPHLHHHDSLGSVVHYGRSDPYSQHSLGPQHSSHTQQQHAASHSHLQSHAHMELQKNPQERSELVYPRKNPEVQQHSQSSASLMDSPTDQSHQPPHLLQSVLSHTTRNKMEPHQQQHSVSQQQAMMDGAGGRMGAGKHQSQTQQASQLQLQLQSQALEVAAAAAHYNHGPPRQDQSQSKQRQQSSVVSSLDMLERSLSQTSSADGGGERRGGGGGGAGGRGGGSGERHRQQQQEQQRLSSHNPQHSASELHSFLSEPDMGLSAPLHVHHLPQHHQHPNSHHQQSHSGHHPHSHGHAHPQPLPSTHSQQESQSHPSQLTPGQQVQIDQHQRTEQHPFDTVSPVEKSCGQSQNRFVTLTSICFPDSLLQDEDRSFFPGMEDMFCSDDFSKSSCAGGAGPVQEEMNQEGPGGGHEEPMKDNSGGGSGGAGYEMLGDQGYGQYCHRLSESGNRTLDLDSLKTHELPSTVNTAQLGLIQSSSPGGCTGGTGAGPGGLTSPIFCSSRPKKLLKSSSFHLLKERRDPNTLPKKSYAQEYEFEDDEDKDNQPADIRLNSRRLPDHLPDLVSSCRKTGGGAGGGGTLSPLMGDLDFYHSSCYPSLCPPPQLLPQDGPKKRGRKPTKPKRAGPPRPRGRPRIRPQPEQHEPRGMIGGEMGGATEAGSGYGGGIEVKRGRGGGGGRGRGRRDDMFMEITGKEQMQQHHLNRQQHQLHHQAPPPQHQEPIPHLKIKLPIGSMSSSEALLRTDSLSGTDPALSDGSVGSAPSLGLSPGPLCEGVDSNRIQDKSKQKSQIQSDGVDGEGMDGRGIEKSDCMASFMDFLKSGKRPPGLEMQSGNSDVSPLKSEGLCPLSPAPPPTLPQFGEGKSNSGLGGCPSPCKRTLDDELKRNLETLPSFSSDEEDSVGKNQDLQKSISSAISALYDTPQLASLQPPPPSPPPQSQDQPSQAPLTPTTLQPPALSPQPPSHNPHTQPQAAEPAVLQREDREMEENDEEEEERKMRGGGDNESEVNDMEEEELEILGAPRLEASAPVAPVGPSPLSASPAQSFSPSPPPSPLLLLSLPSSPLPPQEAAQQKQSQPPSPLPPSIPSLPPAPATLPPSSQTPPASDSPEPALEPPASPEDAPAPQVTSLHVAQKQEDAAIAGESEDDKSESGGEGIFRERDEFVVRVEDIGTMKLALKTGREPPPIWRVQKALLQKFSPEIKNGQRQFCATSNYLGYFGDAKRRYQRLYVKFLENINKKDYVRVCSRRPWHRPSGLRQQALPKMASPLLTTQTPPRAEKEEREQRVAPVQREPRERTRAKNEQREKEKAAALVKEEGEKEKQREKEKRVQPSQKPEKRAATVATTERGKGKEKKGGVEKGKKVEHPPKSKPAKVKAEPLPKKRKWLKGVPSSSDSDSSEEAASEDEMTVQGRVNNRAMREMFRSYVEMLVSTALDPDMIQALEDTEDELYLPGMRKIDGIIVEQKRRLMRRVNMSTQHQENDPKHTSRLCKGYLTKESVKTRSSDAALRQSSNLNSI; this is translated from the exons atggatagAAATTACCCGGGAACAGGGTTCGGTGATTTGGGCGCAGGAGCCGGATGGAGTTATGAGAGATCAGCGAAAGCAAG TCTCGTCTATGGAAGTTCCAGATCATCACACCCGGAGTCGGAACTTCTCCATCGACAAACCTACGGCACTCCCCATCCTCTGCAGGGCTATTCCACCAATCACCACCCAGGCAGCTCTGGCCAAGGCGGGGCTTGGGGAGCAGGACGGAGTTTGG GTCTCTCTGGACTATTTGAAACAGGCCTGCACCATGCCAGCCCCTCTGGTCCAGATGCTTCGGTCATGAATCTGATCTCCGCTCTGGAGTCCCAGCGAGGTCCACAGGCTCCCCCCTccgcctcctccctcctctcccagttCCGCACGCCGTCCTGGCAGACAG CGATACACACCCCGGCCCCTGCTGAGCTCTTCATCTCCGGGCCCCTCCCCGGCTCGGGCTCCTTCACCTCTTCCTCGGCCCTGTCTGCCTATCAGCACCCGGCCTCCTTCTCCAGCCGCTCCTtccccgccctccaggacacgcCCACGTTCAACTCCACCTCCAACGGACTCCTCTCCCCCCACGACCCTCTGTTGCATATCAAGGGTCCCTCTCAGTCCAGCCTGGGCTTTGACCGCCTCCTGCCCTCCCAGGGCGCCACCACAGCCTACCGGGGCGGACAGGACCCTACAGGCGCCTCGTCGGCCCAGGCCTCATCAACGCGGCACCTACAGTCCCACCAGTTCAACCTGCTGTCCTCTCAGCTGCAGGACCAGTCCTCCCAGTTGTACAACGCCTCAGTGTTCTCCTCAGCCCAGGCTCAGGCCCAGTCCAACTCGATCCAGGAGAGGGCTGTGCCCCGGCAGGACAGCGTGATCAAGCACTACCAGCGGCCCACGCCGTCCCAGTCCCAGCTCTCCTCCTCAGCGGCCCACTCCCTGCAGCACTACCTCAGCTGCGGCGGGGCTGGGTACCAGCAGATAGCCCACCACAGGCAGGCCGGCCTCTCTTGCAGCCCCCTGGGTGACCAGAGCCCCTCGGACCATAAGGCCTCTTCCCGGACGGAACAGGTGTACCGGCCCATCATCCAGCCCCCCTACTCGATCTCCACCTCATCTTCAGCAGCGGGAAAGGGCGCCAAGAGCAACTCCAGCAACGGCTATTCCTCGACCAGCTCGGCGTCCTCCTCCCGTACCCCTCACACTCCCCCTTCTGCGTCCTCCAGCTCTTCGacgacctcctcttcctcctctgcctcGGGAGCCCACCCCTCCAACTCACTCCCCCCCTCCAGCTCCAGCTCGGCCCCGTCTAGACAGCAGCCTCCCCCTCAGAGTGCTCCAGCTCCCCAGCAGCAACCCCCTCCTACCTCGTCCACATCTGTCCAGCAGCCCTTACCCAAACACAGCCTCTCAGGCTACGGCTCACCCGTGCCCCCAGTGAAACCCCCCGCCGCCGCCCTCACAGGTCAAACCCCGCCACAACAGCAGAACCAGTCATACTCTCCCAGccagccccctccctcccacctacCCCAGTCCTATGGCGGCTTCAGCTCCCCTCAGGCCCAGGACCTGAGCTCAGCCGGGGGAAGAAAAGGCTACGGCAGCCTGGGAGGGCGAAGCCAGTCGTACTCGGCTGATGTGGTCTACGGGGCTGACTCTGCCTATGGGTCCGTCCCCTCCTCTCTGGGCGGAGCGGGATGTCCATCGCTAGGTTACGGCCCCGGCCACTCCCCAGCTCTTTTACAGTCGAGCGGGTCGTCGGTGGGCGGAACCTCAGGAGGCGGTGGTAGCACCACCGCAGGAAGCGGGAACTCCGGTTCAGGAGGAGCTGGGAGCAGTATGGCCAATGAGAGAGGAGGTGGCGCCAGAGTAGGGTCTTACCATATCCCTGAGTCTAGCCCCTCTCCGTCGGCTAACTCTGGGATCATCCGTCCAGGGTTGCACTCCCCCACCCCTGCCTGTCCCACCCAGTCCCCGGGAGGAACGGGCTCCAACAAATacatctcctctgtcctctctcccacctTCATCTCCTCCCCTCAGGGCTACCCCGACACCAGAGGTCCCACGTCCCAGTCCTACCACCCCACTGCCAACAAGACCAAGTCCGACTCCAGCCGCATGCTAGGTGTGGGCCCCCAGAGGTCCCAAGAAGATGTGGACGATGATGATGACTTTTTGATCCAGCACCTTCTCCAAGCCCAGGCCAGTCCCACACCCCAGGCGTCCCATCACCACTCCCAGCAGCAACAACCTCAACAGACGGCCCAACAACAGGCACCTCTGCAGCCTGTCCCCTCTACCACGGACGGCGGCAAGGGGCTGTCGTCCTACGAGCTGGGCAAGAGCTCTGAGGAGAGATACCACCTCCAGAGCGTCATCCGCACCCACAGCGCCACCTCCGGTGCCGGATCTGGAGGCGCGGTCACGGGCCTAGACAGCCAGCTGGAGATGTCTCTCAagaaacatcaacaacaacagaggAATGACAGTGAAGGCGGTGGCAGGAGTGGCGGAGGAGGTGCCGAGCAAAGCCACCCCCATCTACACCACCACGACTCCCTGGGGTCGGTGGTGCACTACGGCCGGAGCGACCCGTACTCCCAGCACTCCCTGGGCCCCCAACACTCCTCCCACACGCAGCAGCAGCACGCCGCCTCCCACAGCCACCTACAGTCCCACGCTCACATGGAGCTGCAGAAGAATCCACAAGAGCGCTCCGAGCTGGTGTACCCTCGCAAGAACCCCGAGGTGCAACAGCACTCTCAATCCTCGGCCTCCCTCATGGATTCCCCCACGGACCAGTCCCACCAGCCGCCCCACCTGCTCCAGTCTGTGCTGTCCCACACCACTCGCAACAAGATGGAGCCCCATCAGCAGCAGCATTCAGTGAGCCAGCAACAAGCTATGATGGATGGAGCCGGAGGGAGAATGGGCGCGGGCAAACACCAGTCCCAGACCCAGCAGGCCTCCCAGCTTCAGCTACAACTCCAGTCCCAGGCTTTGGAGGTCGCAGCGGCAGCGGCTCACTACAACCACGGACCTCCTCGGCAAGACCAGAGCCAGTCCAAGCAGCGACAGCAGAGCTCGGTGGTGTCCTCCCTGGACATGCTTGAGCGCTCACTCTCCCAGACCTCCAGTGCagacggagggggagagaggagaggaggaggtggtggtggtgcaggaggaagaggtggagggagcGGAGAGCgccacaggcagcagcagcaagagCAGCAGAGGCTCTCGTCCCATAACCCTCAACACTCCGCCTCGGAGCTCCACTCGTTCCTCTCTGAGCCCGACATGGGCTTATCCGCCCCCTTGCACGTGCACCACCTCCCCCAACACCATCAACATCCCAACTCCCACCACCAGCAAAGCCACTCGGGGCACCACCCCCACTCCCATGGCCACGCTCACCCCCAGCCCCTTCCCTCCACCCATTCCCAACAGGAGTCCCAGTCCCACCCGTCCCAGCTCACCCCAGGCCAGCAGGTCCAAATAGACCAGCATCAGCGCACCGAGCAGCACCCATTCGACACGGTCAGCCCTGTGGAGAAAAGCTGTGGCCAGAGCCAGAACCGCTTTGTCACACTCACCTCTATCTGCTTCCCGGACTCGCTCCTGCAGGACGAGGACCGCTCCTTCTTCCCCGGCATGGAGGACATGTTCTGCTCTGACGACTTCTCCAAGTCGAGCTGTGCCGGAGGCGCTGGCCCAGTGCAGGAGGAGATGAACCAGGAGGGACCAGGAGGGGGCCATGAGGAGCCCATGAAGGATAATTCAGGAGGGGGAAGCGGAGGAGCCGGGTATGAAATGCTGGGCGACCAGGGCTATGGGCAGTACTGCCACAGGCTTTCCGAGTCCGGCAACCGCACCCTGGACCTGGACTCTCTCAAGACCCATGAGCTGCCCTCCACTGTTAACACGGCGCAGCTGGGCCTGATCCAGTCCTCTAGTCCAGGCGGGTGCACCGGCGGCACTGGTGCCGGCCCTGGAGGCCTCACCTCGCCCATCTTCTGCTCGTCGCGCCCCAAGAAGCTCCTCAAGTCGAGCTCGTTCCACCTGCTCAAGGAGCGTCGAGACCCCAACACACTGCCCAAAAAGAGCTACGCGCAGGAGTATGAGTTTGAGGATGATGAGGACAAGGACAACCAGCCGGCGGACATCCGTCTGAACAGCCGCCGGCTCCCTGACCACCTTCCTGACCTGGTCTCCAGCTGCCGTAAGACAGGAGGTGGGGCCGGAGGAGGAGGCACGCTCAGCCCCCTCATGGGCGACCTCGACTTCTACCACTCCTCCTGCTacccctccctctgcccccctccCCAGCTCCTGCCGCAGGACGGGCCCAAGAAGAGGGGCCGTAAGCCCACCAAGCCAAAGAGAGCAGGGCCTCCAAGGCCCAGGGGTAGGCCTCGCATTCGCCCGCAGCCCGAGCAGCACGAACCCCGCGGAATGATTGGAGGTGAAATGGGAGGAGCAACCGAAGCAGGAAGTGGGTATGGAGGAGGAATTGAGGTTAAACGGGGCCGTGGTGGTGGCGGAGgccgagggagagggaggagagacgacATGTTTATGGAGATAACTGGGAAGGAGCAGATGCAGCAACACCACCTTAATCGGCAACAGCATCAACTCCACCACCAGGCTCCACCCCCACAGCATCAGGAGCCCATACCGCATCTCAAG ATCAAACTGCCCATCGGCTCCATGTCCTCTTCCGAAGCCCTGCTGAGGACAGACTCTCTGTCCGGCACGGACCCCGCTCTATCAGACGGCTCAGTGGGCTCTGCTCCCTCCCTTGGCCTAAGTCCTGGACCCCTGTGCGAAGGGGTAGACTCCAACAGGATCCAGGACAAGAGCAAGCAGAAGAGCCAGATACAGAGTGACGGAGTGGATGGCGAGGGGATGGATGGAAGG gggaTTGAGAAATCAGACTGCATGGCCTCCTTCATGGACTTCCTCAAGTCGGGAAAGAGACCTCCGGGCTTGGAAATGCAATCAGGAAACAGTGACGTCTCCCCTCTCAAATCTGAAGGGCTCTGTCCCCTGTCCCCGGCACCCCCTCCAACACTGCCTCAGTTTGGTGAGGGCAAGAGCAACAGTGGCCTAGGGGGCTGCCCCAGTCCCTGCAAGCGCACCCTGGACGACGAGCTGAAGAGGAACTTGGAGACGCTGCCCTCgttctcctcagacgaggaggattcgGTGGGCAAGAACCAGGACCTGCAGAAAAGCATCTCCTCGGCCATCTCGGCTCTCTACGACACGCCGCAGCTGGCCTCGCTTCAGCCGCCCCCGCCTTCTCCCCCACCCCAGTCCCAAGACCAACCCAGCCAGGCCCCGCTCACACCGAccaccctgcagcccccagccctTAGCCCCCAGCCCCCCTCACACAACCCTCACACCCAGCCCCAGGCGGCCGAGCCGGCAGTACTACAGCGAGAGGACCGGGAGATGGAGGagaatgatgaggaggaggaagagaggaagatgcGAGGAGGGGGTGATAATGAGAGTGAAGTGAATGATATggaagaggaggagctggagataCTTGGTGCACCCAGATTGGAAG CCTCTGCACCAGTGGCACCAGTCGGTCCCTCACCTCTCTCCGCCTCCCCCGCTcagtccttctctccctctcccccgccTTCCCCcttacttctcctctctctcccttcatcaccCCTGCCCCCACAAGAGGCGGCACAACAGAAGCAGTCCCAACCTCCgagccccctccctccttccattccttctcttcctcctgctcccgccaccctccctccctcctcccagacTCCCCCGGCCTCGGATTCCCCCGAGCCAGCACTGGAGCCCCCCGCGTCCCCGGAAGACGCCCCCGCCCCTCAGGTCACCTCGCTGCACGTGGCCCAGAAGCAGGAGGATGCCGCCATTGCTGGAGAGAGCGAGGACGACAAGAGTGAGAGTGGAGGGGAAGGCATTTTCCGAGAGAGGGACGAGTTTGTGGTGCGCGTAGAAGACATCGGAACTATGAAG CTGGCCCTGAAGACCGGTCGAGAACCTCCCCCCATCTGGAGGGTGCAGAAAGCCCTGCTGCAGAAGTTCAGCCCTGAGATTAAGAACGGACAGAGGCAGTTCTGTGCCACCAGCAAC TATCTGGGCTACTTTGGAGATGCCAAGAGGCGATACCAGCGCCTGTACGTCAAGTTCCTGGAGAACATCAACAAGAAGGACTATGTGAGAGTGTGCTCTCGACGACCCTGGCACAGACCATCCGGACTGAG GCAACAGGCCCTCCCCAAAATGGCGTCTCCGCTTCTCACCACCCAGACCCCGCCTCGAgctgagaaggaggagagggagcagcgAGTGGCACCGGTGCAGCGTGAGCCCAGGGAGAGAACAAGGGCAAAGAACGAACAGCGAGAAAAGGAGAAGGCGGCTGCGTTagtgaaagaggagggggagaaagagaagcagagagagaaagagaagagggtgcAGCCGTCTCAGAAGCCCGAGAAACGGGCCGCCACAGTGGCAACGACAGAACgagggaaggggaaggagaagaaAGGGGGAGTGGAGAAAGGGAAGAAGGTAGAGCACCCTCCCAAGTCGAAGCCAGCCAAGGTCAAGGCGGAACCTCTTCCGAAAAAGAGGAAGTGGCTGAAGGGGGTCCCCTCGTCGTCTGATTCCGACTCATCTGAGGAGGCAGCCAGCGAGGATGAGA TGACAGTGCAAGGCAGGGTGAACAACCGGGCCATGCGGGAGATGTTCAGGAGCTATGTGGAGATGCTGGTCAGCACGGCCCTGGACCCCGACATGATCCAAGCCCTGGAGGATACAGAAG